In one Gemmatimonadota bacterium genomic region, the following are encoded:
- a CDS encoding sodium:solute symporter, whose protein sequence is MSQIPIITALCAYVFLTLLVGVYAGRRVKDSADFVVAGRRLGILLATGTLSATWFGTGTVLGAAGAAYKGGFLAIIADPFGAALCLFLAGLFYVRMMRRMGVSTIAEFFERRFGKTAGVVAAACTIPAYLGWVASLMVGFGKIIHALTGLDAVLGTCLGAAIVLIYTTVGGMWAVTLTDFIQVAVLTLGLIFMTPVLLSDMGGWAAIRAQLPDDQFYLYPRDADMTTWFNYARAWLVIGLGNLAGQDLLQRSLSSRNEAVAQNSAYLSGIIYLTVGLLPVFLGIAATLTFPNLADPEQVMMKLAETYLPPLGMAIFIGALISALMSSADSALLAPASVIGNDLIRYLRPDIDARTQLRLCRLSVPILGVIALYLALSHDTVYTLMVDSWSILLATLFVPLTAGIWWRNANRSGALWSMISGAIAYLILLQIAPDQPADLLAVPIGLLALIIITKATAKTDPPLPLSDTSGTPLPYENRLGALNPLRGSFDE, encoded by the coding sequence ATGTCTCAAATACCCATCATCACTGCCCTTTGCGCCTATGTTTTCCTCACCCTATTGGTTGGCGTCTATGCCGGCAGGCGCGTCAAAGATTCTGCCGATTTTGTCGTTGCGGGTCGGCGTTTGGGCATCTTATTGGCCACGGGCACGCTTTCCGCCACCTGGTTTGGCACGGGCACTGTGCTCGGCGCAGCAGGCGCGGCTTACAAAGGCGGTTTTTTAGCCATCATTGCCGATCCTTTTGGCGCAGCCCTGTGTCTGTTTCTCGCGGGCCTGTTTTACGTGCGAATGATGCGCCGCATGGGCGTTTCAACCATTGCCGAATTTTTTGAACGGAGATTTGGCAAAACAGCCGGTGTGGTCGCCGCAGCATGTACGATTCCGGCCTATCTGGGCTGGGTTGCGTCGCTAATGGTGGGATTTGGGAAAATTATCCACGCGCTCACGGGATTGGATGCGGTATTAGGCACCTGTCTGGGTGCTGCTATTGTGCTGATCTATACAACCGTAGGCGGCATGTGGGCGGTGACGCTGACTGACTTTATTCAGGTGGCCGTCTTAACCCTGGGGCTGATCTTTATGACGCCCGTTCTTTTGAGCGACATGGGGGGATGGGCCGCCATTCGAGCGCAGCTGCCCGATGACCAATTTTATCTCTATCCCCGCGATGCAGACATGACTACATGGTTTAATTATGCGCGCGCCTGGTTGGTAATTGGGCTGGGCAATCTCGCAGGACAGGACCTTTTGCAACGCAGCCTGTCCAGCCGAAACGAAGCCGTCGCCCAAAACAGTGCCTACCTCTCTGGGATTATTTATCTGACCGTTGGTCTCTTACCCGTTTTCCTCGGCATTGCAGCCACCCTTACATTTCCCAATCTGGCCGACCCCGAGCAGGTGATGATGAAACTCGCAGAAACCTATCTTCCCCCACTGGGCATGGCCATTTTTATCGGTGCTTTGATCTCCGCGCTAATGAGCAGCGCAGACAGCGCCCTGCTCGCCCCTGCCAGCGTGATCGGCAACGATTTGATCCGCTACCTGCGCCCCGACATTGACGCGCGAACCCAACTGCGCCTGTGCCGCCTGAGTGTCCCTATCCTCGGCGTCATCGCGCTCTATCTCGCCCTTTCGCACGACACGGTTTACACGCTAATGGTCGATTCCTGGTCCATCTTGCTGGCGACCCTCTTTGTCCCTCTCACTGCGGGTATCTGGTGGCGCAACGCCAATCGTTCTGGCGCGCTCTGGTCAATGATTTCAGGTGCTATCGCCTATCTCATCCTGCTCCAAATCGCGCCCGACCAACCCGCCGATCTCCTCGCAGTACCCATCGGCCTTCTCGCGCTTATCATCATAACCAAAGCGACTGCAAAAACAGATCCACCCTTGCCCTTGAGCGATACGTCAGGAACACCTCTCCCCTATGAAAACCGCCTGGGTGCTCTAAATCCACTTCGAGGTTCATTCGACGAGTAA
- a CDS encoding P1 family peptidase, whose protein sequence is MTTKILFSLLSLLLAMPSYAQRPRARDLGIQIGTLPTGTYNAVTDVEGVLVGHVTLIEGSGELVVGKGPVRTGVTAIVPHGEDIFRNNIFAAAEALNGNGEMTGMAWINERGQLEVPVVLTNTLSVGEGYSGVVAYMLKQGTGRVPLPVVAECYDGGLNDIAGRHVTVDHVVEAIETATGGAVPEGSVGAGTGMRSYGFKAGIGTASRVVPDGHTVGVLVNANCGRRRELLIAGVPAGRELPVQASSTRDGSIIVVIATDAPLVPHQLRRLCKRAALGIGRTGTVSRTSSGDFALAFSTAYRLPRTRTDRDTITTLRDGRLNAIFQATIEATEEAIVNAMCVAEPMTGRDNRTMPALPHDKLIEVMKKYGRLK, encoded by the coding sequence ATGACTACCAAAATCCTTTTCTCCCTCCTCAGTCTGCTACTCGCAATGCCATCTTATGCACAGCGCCCGCGCGCACGGGATCTCGGCATTCAGATTGGCACATTGCCCACAGGCACATACAACGCCGTTACCGATGTCGAAGGCGTTCTCGTCGGTCACGTCACATTAATTGAAGGCAGTGGCGAACTCGTCGTGGGCAAAGGTCCCGTGCGAACGGGTGTCACAGCCATTGTCCCACACGGCGAGGACATCTTCCGAAATAATATATTTGCCGCAGCCGAAGCCCTCAATGGCAACGGTGAAATGACGGGAATGGCATGGATTAACGAACGCGGGCAACTCGAAGTGCCCGTTGTACTTACGAATACGCTCTCCGTGGGCGAAGGCTATAGTGGCGTGGTCGCATACATGCTCAAACAGGGCACTGGGAGGGTCCCCCTACCCGTAGTCGCCGAATGTTATGACGGCGGTCTCAACGATATAGCCGGACGACACGTCACAGTCGATCACGTTGTCGAAGCCATTGAAACCGCCACAGGCGGCGCAGTGCCCGAAGGCTCGGTTGGCGCAGGTACGGGAATGCGCTCGTATGGATTCAAAGCGGGTATTGGCACAGCCTCGCGCGTTGTACCAGATGGACATACCGTAGGCGTGCTCGTCAATGCCAACTGTGGGCGCAGGCGGGAACTCCTCATTGCCGGCGTTCCCGCAGGACGCGAATTACCCGTTCAGGCCTCCTCAACGCGCGATGGCTCGATCATTGTAGTCATAGCTACCGACGCGCCTCTGGTGCCGCATCAATTGCGCCGCCTGTGCAAACGCGCCGCTCTGGGCATTGGTCGCACGGGTACGGTTTCCCGCACGAGCAGCGGAGATTTTGCCCTTGCCTTTTCAACCGCCTATCGCCTACCTCGCACCCGCACTGACCGCGATACAATTACCACACTACGCGATGGTCGGCTAAACGCCATCTTCCAGGCCACCATTGAAGCTACCGAAGAAGCCATTGTCAACGCCATGTGCGTGGCAGAACCCATGACGGGCCGAGACAACCGCACAATGCCTGCGTTACCGCATGACAAATTGATTGAGGTAATGAAAAAATACGGTCGCTTGAAATAA
- a CDS encoding glycosyltransferase — protein MDIVLYLLLLSTVLYALVALYFFFGLFRLNNQPRTAETPFISIVIAARNEADYIGLCLKSLKKQTYPSDRFEILIVDDDSIDSTSQIVASTRLDNLHLLSVDNSFPEMVAKKRPMSVGIHRARGEWILTTDADCTVPPTWVASMASYMAADTGVVIGFSQLTSRSFFDRLQAYDFLTLMAAAAGAVGVGRPLAASGQNFAYRKCLFEKVGGFRDIAHRPSGDDVLLLQLLRRAWDGRIAFATDPGAFAITHRPETPSSLWQQRKRWASNAAYQLRLNFVFFSYIAVVFLTNALIPAAFLISITDGTYTLPLICWGAKVLVDLLVAGKGVHIFKRADLLIMFPFWEIVQIPYTIIIGLAGTLRGFTWKGREH, from the coding sequence ATGGATATTGTCCTTTACTTATTGCTGCTCTCCACAGTCCTCTACGCCCTTGTCGCACTGTATTTTTTTTTCGGCTTATTCCGCCTGAACAATCAGCCGCGCACTGCTGAAACGCCATTTATATCCATCGTTATTGCCGCGCGCAATGAAGCGGATTATATCGGTCTGTGCCTCAAGTCTCTGAAAAAACAGACCTATCCATCCGACAGATTTGAAATTCTCATCGTTGATGACGACTCGATTGATAGTACATCCCAAATAGTCGCCTCCACGCGTCTGGACAATCTCCACCTCTTATCTGTCGATAATAGCTTTCCCGAAATGGTGGCAAAAAAACGACCGATGTCCGTTGGCATTCACCGTGCCAGGGGGGAATGGATCCTCACTACCGATGCCGACTGCACAGTGCCACCCACCTGGGTTGCCAGCATGGCGTCTTATATGGCGGCTGATACTGGCGTTGTCATCGGATTTTCACAACTTACATCGCGCTCATTTTTCGACCGCTTGCAGGCTTATGATTTTCTCACCCTCATGGCGGCGGCGGCAGGCGCCGTCGGGGTGGGCAGACCCCTGGCTGCTTCGGGACAAAATTTCGCCTATCGCAAATGTCTTTTTGAAAAAGTCGGCGGTTTCCGCGACATCGCACACCGCCCGTCTGGCGACGATGTGCTATTGCTCCAGTTGCTGCGCCGGGCATGGGATGGACGCATTGCATTTGCCACTGATCCCGGCGCATTCGCAATCACTCATCGCCCAGAAACCCCATCATCGCTCTGGCAACAACGCAAGCGATGGGCATCTAACGCTGCGTATCAACTGCGTCTCAATTTTGTTTTTTTTTCCTATATTGCAGTGGTCTTTTTGACCAACGCGCTCATTCCCGCTGCTTTTCTCATCTCAATAACAGACGGTACATACACACTGCCCTTGATCTGCTGGGGCGCGAAAGTACTGGTAGATCTGCTCGTGGCGGGAAAAGGCGTACATATCTTCAAGCGTGCGGATCTACTCATCATGTTTCCTTTCTGGGAGATCGTGCAAATCCCCTACACCATTATCATCGGCCTCGCGGGAACCCTGCGTGGATTTACGTGGAAAGGCCGAGAACATTGA
- a CDS encoding radical SAM protein produces the protein MLSIKLLPETFMRYHRAITPRRIWNASKVVASYALSNLFRRDIRLGKPFVLMVEPTNFCNLKCPLCPSGNGDMTRERGIMPFEHFKHVFEQQADHLLLLMLWNQGEPFINKHLTDMIRLASAHNVPTLTSTNVHYIKNRETARDIVDSGLSELVVSLDGVTSESYVKYRVGGNFDRVLEGIRLLVQAKSDLQSSYPLIHLQFIIMKHNEHEIEAARKFARELGVDRLSLKTAQVYTESDAETFLPSEEKFSRYDYTADHLSTKSKISNTCRHLWYSTVINWDGAVSPCCFDKDVHYGLGDALSESDFDQIWTGQKYTDFRNAILKDRKSVPICNNCSEGVKGMFYDIEKVEH, from the coding sequence ATGTTATCAATCAAACTGCTGCCCGAAACCTTTATGCGATACCATCGCGCAATCACGCCCCGACGGATATGGAATGCCTCAAAAGTGGTCGCGTCCTACGCCCTCTCCAATCTATTTCGGCGGGATATTCGCCTGGGCAAACCCTTTGTGCTCATGGTCGAACCCACCAATTTCTGCAACCTCAAATGTCCGCTTTGCCCCTCTGGCAATGGCGACATGACCCGCGAGCGCGGCATTATGCCATTTGAACACTTCAAGCATGTCTTTGAGCAACAGGCCGATCATCTCCTGCTCCTCATGTTGTGGAATCAGGGTGAACCCTTTATCAACAAACACCTCACCGACATGATCCGGTTGGCCTCCGCACACAATGTCCCCACACTGACCAGCACCAATGTCCACTACATCAAAAACCGGGAAACCGCTCGAGACATCGTCGATTCCGGCCTTTCCGAACTCGTGGTCTCTCTGGATGGCGTCACATCCGAAAGCTATGTCAAATATCGCGTGGGGGGCAATTTTGACCGCGTACTCGAAGGCATCCGCCTCCTTGTTCAGGCCAAAAGCGACCTGCAAAGCAGCTATCCCCTGATCCACCTGCAATTTATAATTATGAAACACAACGAACACGAAATTGAAGCCGCACGCAAATTCGCTCGGGAGTTAGGCGTAGATCGCCTCTCGCTCAAAACAGCCCAGGTTTATACCGAATCCGATGCAGAGACCTTCTTGCCTTCTGAAGAGAAATTCAGCCGCTACGATTACACAGCCGACCACCTCTCGACCAAAAGCAAAATCAGCAACACCTGTCGCCACCTGTGGTACAGCACTGTCATCAATTGGGACGGCGCCGTATCGCCCTGCTGCTTTGACAAAGATGTTCACTACGGCCTCGGCGATGCCCTCAGTGAATCGGACTTCGACCAGATCTGGACCGGCCAAAAATACACGGACTTCCGAAACGCCATCCTCAAAGACCGCAAATCTGTGCCGATATGCAACAACTGCTCAGAAGGGGTGAAGGGCATGTTTTACGATATAGAAAAAGTTGAGCACTGA
- a CDS encoding glycosyltransferase: MNDLAIYFITSLCAVYITLIVVFLFGLLRRSRQVNGRCLSVSVIVPARNEATNIDACLRALAAQTYPDDHLEIIVVDDRSSDDTAARIDKWTRRLPNLSRVSVTHQNYICPKKNALWQGIKHARGDIIFTTDADCRPGPNWITSNLAHFAPDVGMVIGHAPLLQNEKVLSGLLSLQALIVSTLAAGSAGIGFPLTCSGRNMAYRRKAFDEVKGFNDIGHIIGGDDVLLMRQFAQKSAWKIRFNADADAFVPSASHPDNLINRQVRYQSKTIHYGIPTLILAFAVYIFHVVLATLPIFFWTDAELFYLVGSCLGIKIIADAVFLLFGSIQFKSLKLLLWFPVLEILIIPYIVIICALGTLSPFKWK, translated from the coding sequence ATGAACGACCTTGCAATCTATTTCATCACAAGCCTTTGTGCTGTGTACATCACGCTGATCGTCGTTTTTTTGTTTGGTCTTTTGCGCAGATCGCGGCAAGTAAATGGACGGTGTCTATCTGTTTCCGTTATTGTCCCTGCTCGCAATGAAGCCACCAACATCGATGCGTGTTTGCGCGCTTTGGCCGCACAGACCTATCCTGACGACCATCTGGAAATTATCGTTGTAGATGACCGATCCAGCGATGATACCGCCGCTCGAATCGACAAATGGACGCGTCGTTTACCCAACCTGAGCCGCGTATCTGTCACACATCAGAACTATATCTGTCCAAAAAAAAACGCCCTGTGGCAGGGCATCAAACACGCGCGTGGAGATATTATTTTTACAACAGACGCCGATTGTCGGCCCGGTCCCAATTGGATAACCTCAAATCTCGCGCACTTTGCGCCTGATGTCGGCATGGTCATCGGCCATGCTCCCCTGCTGCAAAACGAAAAAGTCCTATCGGGCTTGCTATCTCTCCAAGCACTCATCGTCTCAACTCTCGCAGCGGGCAGCGCGGGCATTGGATTTCCACTCACCTGTTCGGGGCGCAACATGGCCTATCGCAGAAAAGCCTTTGATGAGGTTAAGGGTTTTAACGACATCGGACACATCATAGGCGGTGACGATGTATTGCTCATGCGACAATTCGCGCAAAAAAGCGCGTGGAAAATTCGGTTCAACGCAGACGCCGATGCATTCGTCCCCTCGGCGTCTCACCCAGACAATCTCATCAATCGACAGGTGCGCTACCAATCTAAAACCATTCACTACGGCATTCCCACCTTGATTTTGGCTTTTGCGGTGTATATATTCCATGTCGTTCTGGCGACACTGCCCATTTTTTTCTGGACTGACGCAGAATTATTTTATCTGGTCGGCTCTTGTCTGGGGATAAAAATAATCGCCGATGCCGTTTTTTTGCTCTTCGGCAGCATCCAGTTCAAAAGCCTGAAATTACTCCTGTGGTTTCCTGTTCTCGAAATCCTGATCATACCCTATATTGTCATCATCTGCGCGCTCGGCACACTTTCACCGTTCAAATGGAAATAG